One genomic window of Arachis stenosperma cultivar V10309 chromosome 10, arast.V10309.gnm1.PFL2, whole genome shotgun sequence includes the following:
- the LOC130957450 gene encoding uncharacterized protein LOC130957450 — MRDLMRSNDDKNLRLPFGGKTIVFGRNFRQILPMIPKGTTQDIVNASLNSSYLWQHYEILRLTVNMRLQSMTTDSQVEDLKQFPKCILHVRNEKSKGTSDRCNMTKILPEFHITDYNDYIQGIIEAIYPN; from the coding sequence ATGAGAGATTTGATGAGGTCCAATGATGATAAGAACCTACGATTGCCATTCGGAGGTAAAACAATTGTCTTCGGTAGGAATTTTAGGCAAATCTTGCCAATGATCCCAAAAGGAACAACACAAGACATCGTAAATGCGTCTTTAAACTCCTCATACCTATGGCAACATTATGAAATATTAAGGCTCACCGTAAACATGCGATTGCAATCTATGACTACAGATAGTCAAGTAGAAGATTTAAAGCAGTTTCCTAAATGTATTCTTCATGTTAGAAACGAAAAATCTAAAGGAACCTCTGATAGATGTAATATGACAAAAATATTGCCTGAATTCCATATCACTGATTATAATGATTATATTCAAGGAATTATTGAAGCAATATATCCTAATTAA